ACCTGTGCCAGGCCGAAACCGCCGACACCCTGTCGGCCTGCGGCTCCATCAGCCGGAGACGATCGGCTGGCAGTGCGGACACCACCAGGTACGACGGCGGCCCGGGTCACCGGGCACCTCGGCCCGGACGAGCACGGCCGTTCCGCACCGCAGGCAGGCCTTCCCGGCCCTGCCGGCCACCCAGTGCTGCTCCCCCTTGCGGGTGTTGCCCGTGGTGACCTGGTGCGCGCCGGGCTGCGTGGCGGAGAAGCGGAGGCAGCGGGCACCGAGGGCCACGAGGGCGGGGACGTCGACGTCGGCCACGGCCGTGTCCGGGTGGACGCCGCGGAGGAAGCAGAGTTCGTTCGCCCAGAGGTTGCCGAAACCCGCGACGTTGCGCTGATCGAGCAGGGCTGCGGCCACCCGTTCGCCCGGGGAGCGCTGCAGGCGGCGGACCGCTTCCTCGGCCGACCAGTCGTCGCGGAGCGGGTCCGGTCCGAGGTGCCCGACGACGTCGTCCTCGGCACGCGTGGGCAGCAGGTCGACGACGGGGAGATCGAGCCCGTACGCCGTCGGGCCGTCCGCCGCCTCGAGGATCACGCGCACGTCCGGCAGCAGTCTGCGGGGCAGCCTCCTGCCCGGCGCCGTGACCGTCCAGGACCCCTGCATCCGCAGGTGCGTGTGCAGCGTCAGCCCGCCGTCGAACCGGGTCAGCAGGTGCTTCCCGTGCGTGGCGTGCTCCACCACCCGCTGTCCGTCGAGGGCGTCCGTCGCATGCGCGGCCACACGCAGGTCCCCCCGCCGCAGGGTCCGGCCGTCGAGGGATCGCCGCAGGCGCACGGCCAGACGGAAGACGCTGTCGCCCTCGGGCATGATGCCTCTCCTGTCGGTCCGGATCCCGTGGGCAGGGTAGCGCGCGGCACCGACATGCGGGCCGTCCATCCCGGGACGCCCTCGTGACCTCCTGGAGCCGCGCACTCGGAAATCCGTCCTCGCTCCCGCCCGTGCGGTGGTCTAGATTCGAAGGCAACGCAGTCCACCGAAGGGAGAAGAGCATGAAGAACAAACTTGTTTTCGCGGCGGGAATGGCCGCCGGCTACGTCCTCGGAACGCGGGCCGGCCGGGAGAGCTACGACCAGCTCCGGTCGAAGGCACAGAAGCTGTGGAACGACCCGAAGGTGCAGGAGAAGGTCTCCTCCACCACGGACACCCTCAAGAGCAAGGCGCCCGCGGTGCAGGACTCCCTCAAGGGCGTGCTGAAGAAGGGCGGCTCGGGCACCGACGACGGCGCGAAGGACCCGGGCACCCCCGGGAAGGACATCGGCGCGAGCGGGGACCTGCCCCTGGACGTACCGCCGGTCGTCACCGCCATGGACACGGGAACCACAGGTACGACCGGTACGACCGGTACGACGGGCCCGAGCGGCACGACGGGCCCGAGCGGTGGCGATCCACGCCATGTGGAGGACACGCCCTTCGAGGACCAGGACGAGGACACCCGTCCCGACCTGAAGGGATAGGCCAGGGACGGAAGAAGGGGAGGCCGGCTCGCGCCGGCCTCCCCTTCTTCCCTCTCAGATGCCCCCGCTCACCGCTTCCTCCGCGTCGAGGCACGCCGCGCAGTCGGCCTGGACGAGCATGGCGTTGACGGCCACGGCGACGCGGTAGGCGTCGCCCGCAGCCGGCACCAGTTGCGCCGCGGGGTCCGCCGCGTTCCCGACGGCCCACACGCCGTCCACCGAGGTCCGTCCGATGTCGTTCGTGGCCACGCATCCGTCGTCGCGCATCTCGCACCCGAGGTCGTCGATCAGGGGCAGGGCGGCGTCGGCGGCGGGCTCGCAGAACACCGCCGTACACGGCTGCACGGTGCCGTCCTCCAGCCGGACGCCCCGCAGGGCCCGGGGGGCGTCGTCGTCCCCGTCCTCCAGGACGAGGCCCTCGACACGTCCCTCGGCGATCCGCACGCCACGGGCCCGCAGGCGTCGCTCCCCGTCCGTCGACAACGGTTCGAGGGTGTGCGGGAAGAAGGTCACGTCGGGCGACCATTGCCGTACCAGCAGCGCCTGGTCGAGGGACGCCGGCGAGGAGCCCAGCACACCGAGGGGCTGGTCCCTCACCTCCCAGCCATGGCAGTACGGGCACTGCAGCAGGCCACGCCCCCAGGCCTCCCGCGCCCCCGGGACCGCCGGCAGGACGTCACGGAGACCGGTGGCCAGCACGAGGTGCCGCCCCTCGACCGACCGACCGTCGGCGGTCGTGACCGACCACCCCTCCGTGACCTCCCGGGCCGTCTCGGCACCGGCATCGAGGAACTCCACACCGTACGGTGCGAGGTCCTGCCGTGCCAGCGCGACGAGCTGCCCGGGCGCCGTGCCGTCCCTCGTGACGAATCCGTAGGCGGCGTCGGCGGGTGCGTTGCGCGGGGTCCCCGCGTCGATGACCACGACGTTCCGCCGGGCCCGGCCGAGGACGAGCGCTGCGCTCAGGCCCGACACTCCCCCGCCGACGATGACGACGTCGTACCTTCCCTGCGTGTCCATCCCTCCATCCGACCACGGAGCAGGGACGGCCCGTGGTGTCGGATTGTGCTTGCCATCAGGTGATCGGCCCTGCCGGTCCCCCGCCGTCGGAGGGAAGACCCAGCGACGCGACGAGCGAGGCGAAGCGTGCGTTCCCGGCCAGGTCCTCGACGAGGACGGCCCGTCCGTCGGCGTCCGCGAGGGGGATCCGCCAGTTGGGGTACTCGTCGTTGGTCCCGGGCTGGTTCTGGGTGCGGCGTTCCCCGACGGCGTCGGCGAGCGCGACACCGAGCAGCACCGAGGGGGTCTGGGCGATGAAGGCATGGAGCGCCTCGACGGTCTGCTGGACGTCCGGTGACGCAGCATCGAGCAGGCCGCGCTGACGCAGGAGTGCGAGGAACTTCTCCTGGACGGCACGGTCCTCGGCCTGCTCCTCCGCGACCGGGCGGCTGAGCAGGCCGAGCCTCTCGCGCAGCACCACGTGCTCGCCCGCCAGGTAGCCCGCGCTCGGCGGGAGGTCGTGCACCGTCACAGTGGTCAGGCACCCCTCCCGGTAGGCCTCGGGCGGCAGGGGGCCGTCCTCGTCCTGCTCGAACCAGAGGATCGAGGTGCCGAAGACCCCGCGCTCGCCCAGGTACTCCTGCACGCCCGGCTCGAAGACACCGAGGTCCTCGCCCACCACGACCGCTCCGGCCCGCTCGGCCTCCAGCACCAGGATGCCGATCAGCGCCCTGTGGTCGTAGTAGACGTACGCGCCCGCCCCGGGTGCCGCACCCTGCGGGATCCACCACAGGCGGAACAGGCCCAGGATGTGGTCCACCCGAATGCCGCCCGCGTGCCGGAGGATGTTGCGGAGCATGTCGCGGAAGGCCGCGTACCCGGAGGCGGCGAGGCGGTCCGGGTGCCACGGCGGCTGGCTCCAGTCCTGGCCGTGCTGGTTGAACATGTCCGGTGGCGCACCCACGCTGATGCCCGAGGCGAGGACGTCCTGCAGCGCCCACGCGTCCGCACCGCTGGGGTGGACACCCACAGCGAGGTCGTGCACCACCCCGATGCGCATCCCCGCACCGGTGGCCTCCAGCTGGGCCTCCTGCAACTGCTCGTCGAGGAGCCACTGCAGCCACTCGTGGAACTCGATCCGGGCCGCGTGGCGCTCGGCGTACTCGAGGGCTCCCGGTGAACCAGGGCGGCCGACTCCGTCCCATTCCGGTGCGCCCGGAGGATAGGTCTCGGCGCGAGTGCCGACCAGAGGGCGAAATCGGCCAGTCCCTGCCCCTGGTGGGCGCGGTACGCGTCGAAGTCGTGCTGGCGCTGCTCCGGGCGGGGGTGCGCGAAGACGAGTTCCAGCGCCTCGAGCTTGGCCGCGTAGGAGGTGTCGCGGTCGAGCAGGTCGGTGGCGGCGTTCGCGTCGGCGAACCCGGCGGCGAGTGCGTCGATCCGTGCCCGGACGGCGTCGTCGAGCCTCGCGTATTCGGGGATGTCCTCGATGCGCAGGTAGAGCGGGTGGAAATAGCGCCGCGTGGTGGGCAGGTACGGTGAGGGTTCCACCGGCGGCACCGGCTCGGCGGCGTGCAGGGGGTTGACCAGGACGAAGCCCCCGCCGAGCTCCGCGGCGGCCTGGGCGAGCTGCCCGAGGTCCGAGAGGTCGCCGATGCCCCACGACTCGGAGGAGCGGACGGAGTAGAGCTGCGCCATGAGTCCCCAGGTGCGGTGGTCGCGGAGCGCCGCCGTCGTGCTCAGCCGGTCCGGTGTGACCACGAAGGTGCAGGACGCCTCCTGTCCGTCCACGCGGGCGTGGAGCGTGTGCCAGCCGAGCGGGAGGGCGTGCGGCAGCGTGCCTTCGCGCCGTTCGACCTCCTGTCCGTCGACCGTCCGCGTGCCGATGGCCTCGCCGGCCGTGCCGGTGTAGCGGACGCCGTCCTCGTCGACGGCCCAGAACTCCAGGTCTGCACCCGCCGGTACGTGCAGCATCACGGGTTCCGCGTCGCTCTGGCGCACGACGACGGAGGACGGGAGCACCGAGCGCCACGGGCCCTCCTCGACGTCGGTCAGCGCCCGGGCGATGGCGGCGTCGGACGACGCATCGACACCGAGCGCGGCGAGGACGGTGATGAGCGTCTCCGGCGAGACCCGCGCCGGCCGGCCGTCCCATCCCTTGAAGGTGGTGCCCACCCGGTGGGCCTCGGCGAGTTGCTCGAGGGGCGTGGGCGCCACAGGGGCGTCTTCTTCATGCAGCGTGGTGTCGGCCATGGTTCCAATCTAGGCACTGCAGAGCAGCCGATGCATCCGCGCTACGGTCCGGCCGTCGATTTGACGCGGCCACGCGGGCGCCGCGTGGCTGTACCAGCCGGGGGGAGGCCAGGCAAGCGGGCGCACGACGGCGGCCCTGCTGGCAACGGCACGGAGCGCGGTGCGACTGTGGGGCATGGCTTATTTCCTGGAGTACGTCGTCCCTGCGGAGAGCGGCGGAGCGGAGGTCCCGCTGTCCGATGCCGGGGACGGCTCGGC
This genomic interval from Arthrobacter agilis contains the following:
- a CDS encoding DNA-formamidopyrimidine glycosylase family protein, with the protein product MPEGDSVFRLAVRLRRSLDGRTLRRGDLRVAAHATDALDGQRVVEHATHGKHLLTRFDGGLTLHTHLRMQGSWTVTAPGRRLPRRLLPDVRVILEAADGPTAYGLDLPVVDLLPTRAEDDVVGHLGPDPLRDDWSAEEAVRRLQRSPGERVAAALLDQRNVAGFGNLWANELCFLRGVHPDTAVADVDVPALVALGARCLRFSATQPGAHQVTTGNTRKGEQHWVAGRAGKACLRCGTAVLVRAEVPGDPGRRRTWWCPHCQPIVSG
- the malQ gene encoding 4-alpha-glucanotransferase — encoded protein: MVGTRAETYPPGAPEWDGVGRPGSPGALEYAERHAARIEFHEWLQWLLDEQLQEAQLEATGAGMRIGVVHDLAVGVHPSGADAWALQDVLASGISVGAPPDMFNQHGQDWSQPPWHPDRLAASGYAAFRDMLRNILRHAGGIRVDHILGLFRLWWIPQGAAPGAGAYVYYDHRALIGILVLEAERAGAVVVGEDLGVFEPGVQEYLGERGVFGTSILWFEQDEDGPLPPEAYREGCLTTVTVHDLPPSAGYLAGEHVVLRERLGLLSRPVAEEQAEDRAVQEKFLALLRQRGLLDAASPDVQQTVEALHAFIAQTPSVLLGVALADAVGERRTQNQPGTNDEYPNWRIPLADADGRAVLVEDLAGNARFASLVASLGLPSDGGGPAGPIT
- a CDS encoding NAD(P)/FAD-dependent oxidoreductase, giving the protein MDTQGRYDVVIVGGGVSGLSAALVLGRARRNVVVIDAGTPRNAPADAAYGFVTRDGTAPGQLVALARQDLAPYGVEFLDAGAETAREVTEGWSVTTADGRSVEGRHLVLATGLRDVLPAVPGAREAWGRGLLQCPYCHGWEVRDQPLGVLGSSPASLDQALLVRQWSPDVTFFPHTLEPLSTDGERRLRARGVRIAEGRVEGLVLEDGDDDAPRALRGVRLEDGTVQPCTAVFCEPAADAALPLIDDLGCEMRDDGCVATNDIGRTSVDGVWAVGNAADPAAQLVPAAGDAYRVAVAVNAMLVQADCAACLDAEEAVSGGI